The following are encoded together in the Allocoleopsis franciscana PCC 7113 genome:
- a CDS encoding pentapeptide repeat-containing protein, translating into MINPSVVFRRLIQQALITPGGLLQEANLSKTNLSGADLSKANLSQADLTMADLWGMNLSEADLTGANLAGANLWGANLAGANLSEANLSGANLEEADLTGATLKGIDLSTVDLTRASLGGAIMPDGTIYNEKNPSLNQLPTPETQ; encoded by the coding sequence CTGATTAATCCATCGGTTGTTTTTCGCCGACTTATTCAGCAAGCCCTAATTACTCCTGGTGGATTACTCCAAGAAGCTAATCTGAGTAAGACGAATCTGAGTGGCGCTGACTTAAGTAAGGCCAATCTGAGTCAAGCAGACCTGACGATGGCTGATTTATGGGGAATGAACCTGAGTGAGGCTGACCTCACGGGAGCTAATTTAGCAGGAGCCAATTTATGGGGAGCTAATTTAGCGGGTGCGAATTTAAGTGAGGCGAATTTGAGTGGTGCGAATCTAGAAGAGGCTGACCTGACGGGAGCAACCTTGAAGGGCATAGACTTGAGTACTGTTGATCTAACACGAGCCAGTTTAGGTGGGGCAATCATGCCCGATGGAACCATCTATAACGAAAAAAATCCTTCTCTCAACCAGCTTCCAACTCCAGAGACCCAGTAA